The genome window AAACTTCAAAAAGGAGATAAACTTAAAATAGTACCTAATTCTAATAAGTTGACTATTTATGTAAACGGAAAGAAAAGAGCCACAACAAAAGAAAAAGTTATATTAAAAAGTTCTAATAATAAATTTGCAATATCTGGTCTGAGAAGAGCTCATACAAGTACACCTACTTATAGAGGAAGTCTTTTAATAAAAGTTTCTTCAAACAGTGGAAGTAGATTAAATCTTGTAAACGAAGTATTTATAGAAGATTATTTATTACAAGTAGTGCCTAGTGAGATGCCTAGAAGTTTTGGTGTAGAGGCATTAAAAGCTCAAGCTGTGGCAGCGAGAACTTATGCTCTAAGTGATTATATAAAAGGTAGATACAAAAATCAAGGATTTCATGTGATGGATAACACAATGTCACAAGTCTATAATAATACAAATGAAAATCCAGAAACAAGAGAGGCTATCAAGAAAACTTATGGACAAGTTATGCTTTATGATGGTAAACCAATAGATGCAAAATATTATTCTACTAGTTGTGGAATGGGAGCATCAGCAATAACAGTGTGGTAAAAATAAAAAATCAAAGTGGGATATTAAAGTTCTACTTTGATTTTTTTTGCTATACTATATTAATTTTAAATTCTATTGACTTTTTAGAAAAATTTATATAACATATAATTGTTAGAGTTAAATTTTTATGTAGTTTAGGAGAAATTATGCAAATTTACCAAAAAAATCAAATAATATATTTCTTTAAAATTTCTGGAATAGCTGTGATTTTATCACTTATTTTATCATTTGGGGTACATCTTTTTGTAGAGTATCATCTAGAGATAGAGAAAATCCTTTTGACAGCTACCAAGATATTTTTTGATATACTGCCACTTGTTTTTATAAAACAAAAGAACTTTTTATTTAAAGATGGTCCGGGAAAAGCCACTCTATTAATATTATACTATCTTTTACTTGTACCATTTATTGATTTTTCTTTGGAGTTAGATGAAAATAATAGAAATATTCAATATATTTTCCAATTCTTATCTATTTTCAATGTACTTCTTTTGATAATATCCCATATAATTTTGTTAAAATATGTAGTGATTGATTTCTTTAAAAGAAGAAGAAAAATTGTTGCAAGGGATATAGGAATAGTAATTACAACTTATATGACAATTGCCATAAGTTTTGGATTAATATATACTTTGCTTAGTCTGTTTAGTAAAGAGCCAGTATTCAATGGAGTTAATCAGGCTGTGCCAACATTCCATTTTTATCTACAACATATCTATTTTAGCTTTATAACCATTGCTACTGTTGGTTACGGAGATATTTATCCAATAACACCTATTGGACATTTCTTAGTGGTTATGGAGATTATGATGGGGATTATCTTAACAAATGTTATCTTGGGACTTGTTATAGGTTCTGGTATTTTAACGACTGATAAAAAATAAAAATAGAAAGTTATCGATTTTTCGATAGCTTTCTATCTATTGAAACCTTTTTTGTGTAAACTTATTTTAATGCAATCTTTTTTATTTAATTTCTTTAAAATATATTTATATAAGATTATATATTTCAGGATTTATTTTTATAGAATGTTGAAAATCAACCTCTGTTGTTTTATAAGTATCCTTTTGATAAATAATAATATCTGGTAAAATAATATTATCTTTTTTAGCAATCTCTTTTATATTTTGATTGAAGTCTTTTATTTTATTCTTTAATGTGGTTAAATTTTTTCTAAAACGTCCTTTTTCTTTTTCATCTTCAAGATAATCAGCTTTTTTTGAAAGATTTGTCAATTTACCATAGAGAATTTTTCCATTTATCTCTTCATCTGGAATTTCTAAAAGCTCTAATAAAAGTTTAAATCCTTTTTTCCAAATAAAATCTAGTTCTGAATATTCTTTTACATTTATAGATAAGCCAAATTTTTCTATATATAGTATATTATTTTTAAAATAAAAATCACCTTTGATATTTTCTGTAAGAATGTTTTTAGTATCTATATTTTCAAGTTCTTCATCAATATTTATATCAAATATCATTTTAGAATTCTTTAATAACTTTTCTTTTGGAATATCAGGTTCATCAAGTTCTCTTAAAATAGAAGAAATCATTTTTAATAAAAATCTATCATAGGAATAAAAATCCTCTCTTTTATTATTTTTAAAAAACTCCAAAACTAGATAAAAATATATTTTATCTCTTTCAAAGAATAGATAAGATGCTTTATCAGCAATAGACTTTTCATCAAAAGAGAATAGTTTTAAAAACTTTGTTTTCCAAGAAAAGTTTCTTGGTTCAAGTTCTTCTTCCTCTTCATTATTTTCCTCATAATAGATCAAAGCGAACATATATTCCAAAAACTTCTTTATTTTACCTTGAATAATAATATCTTTTGTAATGTTGTCAGTTAATTCTCTAAAAAAATCTTCTAAGGAGTTATAAAAATTATCTCTATCTAAAGTTATCATATTTTCAAAAGAGTACAGTTTCTTTAACTCTCTAAAGAAAATTTTCATATTTTTATTTCCAACTTTTTCATAAAGATTTTCAACTAAAGAAAAATTATACTCTTTTATACCTGTATTTATTTGAGAATAGATTCTAGAATTTTCTTTTCTAGGTTCTATCATAATTTTTAATCTTGTGGTAAAAGGTAATCTTTTAAAAAATTTATTATTTGGGATAGAGTATTCGTCTTTGTCACCATTTTTTTCATAAGCAATCAACTGCTCTGTATACCAATTTATAGCATATATATCATTTTCTACAGCTAATTTATAAAAAAATATAGAAACATATTTCATTCCTAATGTCAGATCTATTATTGTATTTTCCTTAG of Fusobacterium perfoetens contains these proteins:
- a CDS encoding potassium channel family protein, yielding MQIYQKNQIIYFFKISGIAVILSLILSFGVHLFVEYHLEIEKILLTATKIFFDILPLVFIKQKNFLFKDGPGKATLLILYYLLLVPFIDFSLELDENNRNIQYIFQFLSIFNVLLLIISHIILLKYVVIDFFKRRRKIVARDIGIVITTYMTIAISFGLIYTLLSLFSKEPVFNGVNQAVPTFHFYLQHIYFSFITIATVGYGDIYPITPIGHFLVVMEIMMGIILTNVILGLVIGSGILTTDKK